AATCAATCATAAAGATTCATTACAGAGAATTAACTTTTCTGGAGCTGTAAAGATTTTGGGGAATAGATTGAAACTTTGATTTGTCGGATATGTTAGACATTTACTGTAATTGTGTTCCACATCTTGTTTTTGGTTTTTGTGTAATTACCAACAGAACAGGCATTTAAGAAACTCTGCAACCTCAAGTGACTATTTTTCAATGAATGAGGACTCTGTTAACTGATATGTATGGCCAGGTTTCAATCATGGTTCTGAATTCTGCAGTAGTACCATCAACTAAGACCATAATATCATCATCTTTTAAGATGCTTCTGTTTATTTACGCTTctggatggagttcaatgtcgctaagtgtgaagtcattcactttggtaagagtaacaagaagatggagtactgggctaatggtcggatacttggtagtgtggatgagcagagggatcttggtgtccatgtacacagatctctgaaagttgccacccaggtaaatagtgctgtgaggaaggcatatggcatactggcttttattggtagaggaattgagttctggagtcctgaggtcatgttgcagttgtataagactctggtgtggccgcatctggagtattgtgtgcagttttggtcgccatactataggaaggatgtggaggcactggaacgggtgcagaagaggtttaccaggatgttgcctggtatggtaggaagatcgtatgaggaaaggctgaggcacttggggctgttttctttggagaaaagaagatttaggggtgacttgatagaggggtacaagatgattaggggtttagatagagttgaccatgagaacctttttccacatatggagtcagatattacgagggggcacagctttaaattaaggggtggtagatataggacagacgttaggggtagattctttactcagcgagtcgtgagttcatggaatgccctgccagtaacagtggtggactctccctctttatgggcatttgaTAGACatttggaggaaagtgggctagtgtaggtcaggtgggcttggatcgactcaacatcgagggccgaagggcctgtactgcgctgtatttttctatgttctatttcttcATAATTTGAGTAATATAGAGCTATTGCAAGTTCAAGGTGATTTTTCAAGATTGACGTTGCATTTTTTTGGGCCATTGAACTGACTGCTGGATGGTTCATCGAGTATGGTTCGTGATGCTTTAGCGTGTAAGGACAGGTCGTTGTGTGAATCGCTGTCCTTCGATGTTTTCTCCAGACCTAACTTTGACCTGAAAGCCTTGCAAAACAGGAAGTAGATCACTGGGTCAAAGCAGGCGTTCAGCGTTGATAGCACAATGGCCAATTCTTTCAAGTGGTAGAGTGTCTTTTTCCAAAAGCATCCAGAGATGACATTTAACTGAGTCAAAATGTAAGGAAGCCTCGCAGCGTGGTAGGGTACGAAACACACCAAGAAGACGGCGAGAAGGATTAGGATGTTGTTCTTTGCCTTGGCTTGCTTCTTGAGTGAACTTGGAGATGGGGATTTGTCGAGACGTTTTGCTGTTTGAAAGTAAAAGAAGCAGAGCCCGGTGAGCACGCAGAGGAACAGAACAGTGCCACCCACGTGGAGGCATACGTGCCAGTAAATACCTGAACCTTTTCTGGAGTCTAAACATGTTCCTGTGGCATTTGTACTGTTCTGGAATGACTTTTTCAGTGTCAGCAGCATGTATGAAAACCCAAGGCTGAGAAGCACACCCCAGGTTATGCCAGCAATAATTTTTGCGGACTTGAGTTTGTGAAACGCATATGTTTTGAGCGGTTTCACAATTTTCAAATATCTTGTGGCTGCAATGTATCCCAGGAAGAGAATGCTCGAGTACAGGTTCAAGTAGAAGATGCATGTTGTGAAACTGCAGTAGGTTTTCCTCAGGACTGCTGAGCCCACTTGGTTCTCACCAACGATTCTCATTGGCAGTGTCAGGACCAGCAGGAAGTCCGCTATGACCAGGTTCTTTAAGTAGATGATGATGCTGTTACTGTTTGGAACGTGACAGAAGTACACCCAGAAAGCCAGGCTGTTGAGAATGATTCCAACTGTACATATCAACGCATAGGCAACCATTGCAAATGTTGTCAAGGTGTTTGAGGAAAGCAGACATGTGCTGACAGAGGAATTTGACCTGGTAGCATTATCGATGCCTGCTGTTGAGTCGGCCATCAGTGCATCTAAATGTTAAGATAGAATGTGTTAATCTTCTTGATGACGTAATGCAACAATTAACTAATAGACACAGTGTTCGAGGTTCATTGACTTTTTTAAATAATtattattcatagagtcatagagctgtatggcatggaaacagaccttgcggtccaactcgtccatgccgaccagatatcccaacctactTTAGTCCCGTTTGCCAatgcttggcccatattccctcaacccttcctattcagacacccatttaggtgccttttaaatgttgcaattgtaccagcctcctccacttcctctggcagctcattccatacacgtaccaccctctgtgtggaaaaaaatgCCCTGAGGTccactttaaatctttccttaaaatctTTCCTTTtaatctcaccttaaacctatacacTCTAGTTCTAAACTCCCTTACCACAGGAAAAATGATCCTGACTATTtcccctgtccatgcccctcatgaccttataaatttctataagatcacccttcagccatCGACTCTTCAAGGAAAATAtccccagtctgttcagtcttTCCTTATATCTtaaactctccaactctggcatcattcttgtaaatctttcctgaattctTGGATTTTTGTatcatttttcctatagcagggaaattGATAGCTTTTTGGTGACCATTTTTATGTCTGTTATGGAACTCAATAATAGCTCATGATAATGCTGATATGTTTTGTGATAAGACAAACTAATGTTTTTCTGATTGAAATGCATTTAAAACTGTCCATCTTTAGCGAGAAACTTTTAGTGTAACAAATGCTGTAACATTGTGACAAGCTGTAAAAATGTCAAGGTGAAGTTGCTGTAATCTTACCAGACCGTGGGACTGCTCTGACATTTGAGAgtgatgactggtgatggtttaacgtGAGGGCCACCACTGTCTCaggtggggagagagattgagaaggagtgTCAACTGGTGCAGGagttgaacccatactgttggtatccttttgcattgcaaaccagctgtctaaCCGCCTGAGCTAATTGACTGTACAAGCCAGCATTTGAAACTTTTATGGGTGTTCTTCTGAAATTCATAGAACTTTATAGCAAATGGAGGATTTCTAAAGTGTGGTCACTGATGTAATTTAGGAATAGTGTGAAATGAATTGGCACATTTAAAACATTAGCATTGAATACTGTGTTTCTATTGTCTTGGAGTCTGGAAATCTTACATTGATGATGTAATTTTCTTATGAATCAGTAAATGTCACAGGATAACTGAGGGAATTTCTATTGGTTTAGATAATCAGCTTACGAGCTGGGCTCATTTCCTGATATCTCCTGAACAAATTTTAGTTGAAAAGTAATTGGAAATTTTAAACTGATAACAGCAGTTGGATGCGAATTTTGTTCACTCTGTCAGTCCCCACATTTAGTCTCATTCATACGATAATTGCATCTGTTTATCTGATATTTGTGAGGCTTTACCTCAAACACTAACTTGTACTGCACAGGTAAAATTGTTTGGTTTCTCTTCGTCCAGCATGTTGTGTTCATATCTCTGTTATCTGATATTGTGTTTTGGTCTGTGACCAAGCGAATCATTTttgcattaaaaacaaaatactactaatgctggaaacctgaaacaaacacgAAGatttattggagaaactcagcaggtctgagcaGCATTTATGTGGGAGGAAACAGTTGACATTTGAGTccagcatgacttttttttttcagaattgacTCTGAATCATTTTGCAGATATTTTTCACTTTCAGGGTTTCATAGATGCAGGCTTTTAAACTCTGTGTGACAAGGCAAAGCAGACGTTTGCAGTGCATTGTAAACCAATTTAATAACGGGAGATATTCAATTAGTCCTTTAAAGTGAGTAATTATAAATGTCATTGTCTGGTTGTTGATTTTTGTGCTGAACTCTCGATTTTATAATTTAACCTCAAAGAGCCAAAAATAGAAAGGTGTAAAGTTTTAATTTTGGGACCAGTCCTAAAACGTTGTAAAACTCATTCATGGGAGTTTGgagttgctggctggaccagcaagcttgatggcctgaatggcctcatccttcTGCAATAGCTTATAATCTTATCGCCAATTGCCTTCTTGAGCAACAGCTGtgtcctaattttttttttacaatttttgCTGTTCAAAAACATAGTTTTGTTCAAAGCAATAGTCAGAATTTTTTATTTATCTGACATTTTTCACTTGCAAAATATTGCGTTGTTGAAGTGCTGGCCAAGATAATGTGGTGAAGTTTCTCTAGTAGTCTCCAGACTTGCTGGTAATGTTTCCAATGCAATACTCCTTTCACTAAGTCAAGGTGGGAGAAATCAATCATAAATTTTTctattatggagggaaggttttgttAAAGGCAAATTGCTTGCTTAAACGTTCCACAACTTTCTGACAATTGCAATGCACTTAGACTTCTCTCGAGTGTTTGAGCAGTAAACAAACCTAAAGGTTTTGAAGCACCAAAGCAGTGCAATGGTCACTGACACGATATAAAATGATTTttaattgtttctttgaatcgTTACTTGACTGAGAAGAATGTTTCCAGAGAGGCAGGGAACAGGTTTTGAAGGAATAACCAGTCTCAACTTGACACAGCTGGCCATCTGTATGTAGTCTGACAGATACAACAGAAAATTTGCTTACCTGAGCTGATGTTTTTGCCCTGGTAAGTACCCCTCAGTGCCTGAGGGATGAAGAGTTTCTTGCAGCGATTCCGGGCAAGATGGCTCTGCAAATTTCTTTAATCCTCATGACATTCTTGGTCAATTTGTGGTGTTCAGCATTTCCTTTAAGAGAAGTAGTGAGTATTGAAATGAAGTGCACTCGTTCAGTTCAGCATTATACAGCAGGAAATGGGTGTTAATTTAAAGGTCTAACAAGGCAGTACATGTTTTGAGTGTGCTTTTTCACATTAACCCTCCGTTTTAAAGATTGCGTTTTTAAAAGCTGAATTTGTACACgaactgttgatgctggaaatctgaaacaaaaacagaaatagctgaggaaactcagcaggtctgaccgcATCTGTGGGacgaaaacagagttaatgttttgagtccagtgaccatcATTAGAGCGTTTTACTTTACTTGTACTTAATCTGCTTTTTTggctaaaaatcacaacaccaggttatagtccaacaggtttaattggaagcacactagctttcggagtgacgctccttcatcaggtgatagtggagggctcgatcgtaacatagaatttatagcaaaaatttacagtgtgatataactgaaattatactttgaaaaattgattgttaagcctttcatttgttagaatacagtgatagtttcacttctttcatgtgtaaatcacaaaacctttttttatatattaaagttgcattctcgggttagctgttaacaatggtgatagctagacaatatgttaaagatattggccccctgtgttctctgtctatgccatgatgtttagattgattctaatctaaaaagtgagacaacagagttttatataaattcatgcaatttttgagctccgagttctacatgaatgcatgcagttgttgaacaaagtacaatgtaactctgcaattacaaattcaccccacaaaatgaatgtgtgcatgtgggtctttgtgagtgtgtgtgtgtgtgtgtgtgtgtgtgtgtgtgtgtgtgtgtagtgagtgcagagtgtcttaagtctgtgagggggtgcatgtgtgagtatgggagtgtgtgtgtctataagggcatgtgtgggtgtctgtgtgcgcatctgtgtgtatctgtgagattgtgtgtgtgtgtgtgtgtgtgtgtgtgtgtgtgtgtgtgtgtgtaatggtcatcacctgtaatgtgacatgaacccaaggtcccggttgaggccctccctatgggtaccgaacttagctatcagcctctgctcggccacctttctctgctgcctgttccGAAGTCCACTGAcgggagggttccctcccagttggagaacacttcagtggtccaggaaattcagcctcggaccttcgggtgatcatcctccaaggtggacttggacaggcagcagcaaaaagtggccgagcagaggctgatagctaagttcggtacccatagggagggcctcaaccgggaactTGGGTtcgtgtcacattacaggtgaccaccattgcactagacacacacgcgcacgcacacacacacacgtgcgtacacacacgcgcacccttatagacacatgcgcgcgcacacacacacccccttatagacgcgcgcgcacacacacacacacacacgcgcacacacacccttatagacacgcgcgcgcacacacacccttatagacacgcacactcccatactctcacatgcaccccttcacagacttaagacactgcactcaccccccccccccccacacacactctcaacctccaccccagacagacagagacacacagccaAAGACCctgtctcactttttagattagaatcaatctaaacatcatggtacagacagagaacacggtgggctaacaccttcaacacattgtctagctatcaccatggttaacagctaacccgagaatgcaactttaaaaaaaaggttttgtgatttacacatgaaagaagtgaaactatcattgtattctagcagatgaaaggcttaacagacaatcaatttttcaatgtataatttcagttacatcacactgtaaatttttgctataaattctgtgttacaatcgagccctcactatcacctgatgaaggagcgtcactccgaaagctagtgtgcttccaattaaacctgttggactatcacctgttgttgtgtgattttttttaactttgtacaccccagtccaacactggcatctccaaatcatgcttttTTGGTGTGTTTGAATTTATAGATTCGTCTGTAATCTGTGCATCCTCAGTGTTTAAGCTGTGGGGAGTTCtttaacagagatgaggaagcacTGCTGATGGTCAAAAAATAATGCTTGGTACTGAGAGGATATAATTAACATGGAAAGAGGAATTA
The Hemiscyllium ocellatum isolate sHemOce1 chromosome 13, sHemOce1.pat.X.cur, whole genome shotgun sequence DNA segment above includes these coding regions:
- the si:dkey-83h2.2 gene encoding P2Y purinoceptor 14 yields the protein MADSTAGIDNATRSNSSVSTCLLSSNTLTTFAMVAYALICTVGIILNSLAFWVYFCHVPNSNSIIIYLKNLVIADFLLVLTLPMRIVGENQVGSAVLRKTYCSFTTCIFYLNLYSSILFLGYIAATRYLKIVKPLKTYAFHKLKSAKIIAGITWGVLLSLGFSYMLLTLKKSFQNSTNATGTCLDSRKGSGIYWHVCLHVGGTVLFLCVLTGLCFFYFQTAKRLDKSPSPSSLKKQAKAKNNILILLAVFLVCFVPYHAARLPYILTQLNVISGCFWKKTLYHLKELAIVLSTLNACFDPVIYFLFCKAFRSKLGLEKTSKDSDSHNDLSLHAKASRTILDEPSSSQFNGPKKCNVNLEKSP